A region of Liolophura sinensis isolate JHLJ2023 chromosome 8, CUHK_Ljap_v2, whole genome shotgun sequence DNA encodes the following proteins:
- the LOC135472976 gene encoding leucine-rich repeat-containing protein 15-like translates to MGGLHYGLLVTLVSLVVLLEEGHGQCPVDPRCTCQPRNNSDITCNNVFTGELPTLLPPDDVYFRSLTIYGYGINSIAKGAFKKLPVTRLTLSRIQISELECQVFAGLENSLTQLTVSYLRLTSIPICAIRNLKKLTSFTLSGSRIPTIRPEDFSNITLLESLQLTSNYIEKIEPGAFRALVHLTDLNLYANKIAGLDDFSFRGLTSLKTLSLQNNAISSLPVRLFDELINLQQLYVAYNDIVELEETLFSRNSNLSTISLVRNQLSSLPEEIFKGLDKLQTLVASYNRLSDLPLKLFEGCPNLNSLDLSSNMLTYLKPELLRPLTKLKTINLRNNRISGISDNLMNVVMTDAFSQSASIAYIYLQNNSLSTIQPGAFRNLISLRNLGLSQNKLTAIPPGALTNSSSLQYLYLDNNQIRDIPRDFFEQLSSRIYTLYLDNNHLLTSSIVPLFERLPKWTGLRALRLSDTKLPPLSADVFTAFGRCRQNSA, encoded by the coding sequence ATGGGCGGACTTCACTACGGACTGCTGGTCACCCTCGTCTCGCTGGTTGTCTTACTGGAGGAGGGCCACGGTCAGTGTCCAGTTGACCCACGTTGCACGTGTCAACCCAGAAACAATTCCGACATAACCTGTAATAACGTTTTCACCGGAGAACTACCAACACTTTTGCCCCCAGATGATGTGTATTTTCGATCCTTAACAATATACGGATATGGAATTAATTCCATTGCAAAAGGTGCATTCAAGAAGTTGCCAGTAACCAGACTGACATTGTCAAGAATACAGATATCTGAGTTGGAGTGCCAGGTTTTTGCCGGACTAGAAAACTCATTAACCCAGTTGACAGTTTCTTATTTGAGACTTACTTCCATCCCCATTTGTGCGATCAGAAATCTGAAGAAACTGACGTCATTTACGTTGAGTGGAAGCAGAATACCTACAATTCGTCCAGAAGACTTTTCAAACATCACCTTGCTGGAAAGTCTTCAGCTCACAAGTAACTACATTGAGAAGATCGAGCCCGGGGCATTCCGTGCACTTGTCCATCTTACCGATTTAAATCTTTATGCCAACAAGATTGCAGGGCTAGACGATTTTTCTTTCAGAGGTCTTACTTCTTTGAAAACGCTATCATTACAGAATAATGCGATTTCCAGTCTGCCTGTAAGATTATTTGACGAATTAATCAATCTGCAACAACTGTATGTGGCCTACAATGACATCGTGGAGTTAGAGGAAACCCTCTTCTCACGCAATTCTAATTTATCGACCATTTCTCTAGTAAGAAACCAGCTGTCGAGTCTACCTGAGGAAATATTCAAGGGACTGGATAAACTACAGACTTTGGTAGCTAGCTATAACCGTCTGTCGGATTTACCCCTGAAGCTGTTTGAAGGATGTCCCAATCTGAATTCTCTAGATCTCTCATCAAACATGCTTACGTATCTTAAACCCGAATTACTACGACCACTCACAAAACTTAAGACCATAAACCTGCGAAACAACAGAATCTCTGGCATCTCTGACAACCTCATGAATGTTGTGATGACTGATGCCTTTAGCCAGTCAGCCAGCATCGCTTATATTTATCTGCAAAACAACAGTTTATCGACGATTCAACCAGGAGCATTCAGGAATTTAATTTCTCTCAGAAATTTAGGTTTGAGCCAGAATAAATTGACTGCGATTCCACCGGGAGCTCTAACAAACTCATCTAGTTTGCAGTATCTCTATCTGGATAATAACCAGATACGGGACATACCTCGAGATTTCTTTGAACAACTGTCATCTCGTATATATACTCTGTATTTGGACAACAATCACTTGCTCACTTCTTCAATTGTACCCTTGTTTGAAAGATTACCAAAGTGGACTGGTCTACGCGCTCTCCGTCTCTCTGACacaaagttacctcccttatcaGCAGATGTCTTTACTGCTTTCGGAAGGTGTCGACAGAACTCAGCCTGA